The DNA region CGACCAGGGCGGCGAGCGCGCCGAGCGCCGCCGCCCTGGTCAGCTGGACCGCGACCATCATCCGCAGCCGCGGCCACCGGTCCACGAACACGCCCGACACGAGCCCGAACACCAGCCAGGGCGCCCCGCCGGCCGCGGCGACCACCGCGACCCCGCGCGGACCGGCGGCGAGGCTCGAGGCCAGCAGCGGTAACGCGGTCGCTCGGAGGCCGTCGCCCAGCGCGGAGCTGGTCCAGGCGGCGAGGTAGCCGGTGAACTCGGTGGTCGGCCGGGTCCGGAGCATCTACAGCACGTGGCCGACGTTCGGGCGCGGCGACGACTCGGCCCGGAGCGCGGCCAGCGCCTCGGGTCCGGTCTGCCCGTCGCCGATCTTCCCGGCCAGCGCGCCGACGACCTGGGGCGCGGCGAACGACGTGCCGGTCCAGGCCGCGAAGCCGGAGCCGGCCGGGTAGGCGCTGACCACCCCGTCGGCCGGTGCGCTGAAGTCGACCCACTCGCCCCGGTTGCTGTACGCGGCCGGCTCGCCGTCCGCGTCCACGGCGGCCACGGCGACGACGTCCCGGTGCGCGGCCGGCCAGGGGGCGACGTCGGAGCCGTTGTTGCCGGCCGCGGCCACGACGACGGTCTCCGGATGCCGGGCGAGCAGCGCGTCGAGCGCGCGGGGCAGGCCGACCGGGACCGCATCACCGGCCGTCGCGGCCGAGAGCGACAGGTTGACCAGGTGCGGCGGGGTGGGCGCGGCGGCGAGCCGGTGCAGTGCCTCGCAGAGCGCGTACTCGGTGCCGAGCCCGTCGCCGGCCAGGACCGGAAGCACCTGGACGGCGGCCGCGGGCGCGACCTGGCGCACCAGGGCGGCGACGAAGGCGCCGTGGCCCGCGGCCGTGTCGAGATCGGGGCCGTCTACGGCGGGTGGGCTGTCGACGGTGACGTCGGAGAGGAGGCCGTGGAGGGCGAACACGTCGGACGGGTCGATCGTGGTGTCGAGCACCGCGACGCGGACGCCGGTGCCCCGGTCGTCGTCGGTGCGCCGGGCGGGCGGCTCGGAGGTGGTGGGCCGGGGGCCGCCGGCGCACATCGCGGTCTTCATGACGATGCCCGCGGTGATCTCGCCGGGCGTGAGCACCGACTTGAGCACGATCCCGGCCCGGATCTCGCCGGGCGCCGCGGCCTTGACGGTGTGACCGGCCACGATGACGTAGTTCGGGGCCGCGATCGACTCGGCTTCGGTCAACCGGCCGATCACCGCGACGACGTCGTCGACCGGCGCGCCGGGCTTGAGGTACCGGCGCAGACCGTCGAGACCGGACACCAGGCCGAACCCGGCCGACGCCAGAATCGTCCGCTCGGTGGCGGACTCCTCCCCGGCGACGAGCACCTCGCCCCGGGCGATCAGCCCGACCGGCCCGGCGCCGGTGTCGAGGTGGTCGATCGGGACGTGCCGGGCGTCCTCGGAGCGCAGGCCTTCGCGCCGGTCGGTCAGGGTGCGCTGCGCGTGCCGGAGCTGCTGCTCGTCCCGGCCCATCCGGGCGAGCTCCGCGGCCTGCTGCCGCCCGGCGGCCGGGTCGCGCAGGATCCGTTGGTCGATCTCGGTGGCGAACGACATGCCATCTCCCTCTTCGGAAATCCGCCGGAGGGACCTCCAGCGGAGGTCAAGGGGCACCGCGCCACACGGTAGCGCCCTCGCTCCACGATGGAGGGAAATTCCGCCCCCGCCGCCAGCCGCCGGGCGGTTCCGGGAGAGGACCGCGCGGGCGCTGCGGCGGTCCTCTCCCGACGTTCGCGCCAGGGGGCTCAGCGTCGGCGGGTTCTCCGGGGCGCGGGCTGGGCGCGGCGGAAGCGTTTCGACGTCGGCGCGGCGGCCGACCGCCGTTTCCGGCGGACCACCGTGGTCACGACCGCGAGCAACCCGGCCCCGGCCAGTCCGGCGATCCCGGCCCGGCCGCGCTTCCCGCCCTTCCGGGCGGTTCCGGTCGCGGTTTCGGTCCGGGCATCCGCTAACGCTTCGGGGCTGACTTTCGGCGGGGGCGACTGCGTCATGGACTGCTCCTCTCGCAGGACGCCCCGGCGTCGCGGGGCGTCACCAATCGGCTGACGAGACGTCCCGGTTGCGCTCCGTCATCGACGGGCTACCCATTGCGAGCTGATCCATGCCACGGTCACAGCTCCAACGCCAGCGCCAGCGCGCCGACCAGCGGTGCATCGTCCACGAACCGGGCGAGCGCCAGCTCCGGCGGGAACGGCACCGCACGACGCAACTCGGCCTCCACCCGCGGCACGACGTGCTCGGCCGCCCCCATCAGCCCGCCGCCGAGCACCACCCGCGCTGGGTCGATCGTCACGCAGAGGTTCGCGATCGTGCGGGCCAGCGTCCCGATCGTCTCGTCCAGCAACGCCCGGACCTCCGGCCGCCCCCGCAGCCCGAAGAGCTCCGCCGCCGTCACCGGACGGCCGAGCAGCGCCGACCCGCGCCGGCTCAGCGCCGCGCCCGAGACGACGTCCTCCAGCGGCGCCTGCCCGTCGGCGAAGTACCCGTCGGCATCCGACCCGCGGAGGTAGCCGACCTCGCCGGCCGCGCCGTGCGCCCCGGCCACGACCCGGCCCCCGACCACCAGCCCGACCGCGAGCCCGGTGCCCACGTTGACGTACAGCCCGACGTCGACCCCGCGCAGCGCACCCCAGCGCAGTTCGGCGGCGGCCCCGGCGTTCACGTCGTTGGCGATCGCGACCGGGACGTCCCCGAACTCGTCGCGCAGCAGCGCGGGCAGCGCCAGGCCGTCCCACCCGGGGACGTTGGGCGCCAGCCGCACCAGGCCGTCGGTCAGCACCCCGAACGTCGACACGCCGACCGCGGCCGGACCGCGCAGCAGCGCGCGGGCCGCGTCGAACGCGCGGTGGACGGCCTGCAGCGCCCCGGCCGCCCCGAGGGTCGGCAGCCGCACGATCGGGTCGGGGAGGCCGTCGGCCGAGCCCGCCGCGAGCGCGATCTTGGTGCCGCCGAAGTCGATGGCCAGGACCCGGGCGTCGGTCATCCGAGCTGGTCTCGGCGCGGCACCGAATCCAAGGCGATCGCGACCGCGAGAACCGCGGCGGTCACCATCAGGCGCACCGACGAGTCCACGTTGAGCAGCAGCATGCCGTTGGTGATCGACTGGATCACGACGATGCCGAGCAGCGCCGCGTAGGCCCGTCCCCGCCCGCCGAACAGCGACGTCCCGCCGATCACGGCCGCGGCGATCGCCATCAGCAGCGTGTCGCTGCTGCCCGAGCTCTGGTTGACGGCCGAGAGCCGGCTGGCGGCCAGGATGCCGCCGGCCGCGGCCAGCGTGGATCCGGCGACGAACGCGATCATCCGGATCCGGGTCACGTTGATGCCCGCCCGCCGGGCCGCCTCGGCGTTGCCGCCGACCGCGTACAGGTGGCGTCCGAACAGCGTGTGCTGCAACACCAGGTCCAGGGCCACGACCAGGGCCGCGAACAGCACCAGCAGCAACGGGACCCCGCGGTCGGCCGACAGCACGAGCACGACGACGACCAGCGCGACGGCCAGCGCGCCCAGGCCCAGCGCCGTCCGGATCACCGACGTGGCCGGCAGGCCGGCCGCGGCCCGCCACCGGCGGACGATCAGCGCACTGCCGGTGCAGACCGCGACGATCAGCACCACCGTTCCCCAGGCCGCCCAGCCCGGCAGCCAGGTGTCGCTGAGCTCGGCGACGAACCCGTCGAACGGCAGGTTGATCGTCCCGCCCCGGCCGAGCAGGTACAGCATCAGGCCCTGCCAGCCGATCAGCCCGGCCAGCGTGACGACGAACGACGGCATGCCCAGGCGGGTGCGCATCCAGCCGTGCAGCAGCCCGATCAGCGCGGCCCCGACCAGCGCGGCCGCGATCGCGACGAGCGGCGGCCAGCCGTGCTTCACCGACAGGATCGTCATGATCACCGCGGCCAGGCCGCTGACCGAGCCGGCCGACAGGTCGATCTCGCCGAGCAGCACCACCATGATGATGCCGAGCGCGATCGTGCCGGTCGCGGCCATCTGCAGGGCCAGGTTCGTGAGGTTCTCGGGCGACAGGAACCGGTCGTTCAGCGAGCTGAAGACGATCGCGATCAGGATCAGCCCGGCCGCGATCGGCCAGGCCCCGAGGTCGGCGCCGGGCCGGGGGCGTCGCAGCGGCAGCGGCAGGCGGAGCGTCGTCATGCGAGGTCCTTCGGTGAGCCGGCGACGGCGACGCCGCCGGTGATCGCGGCGACGACCTCCTCCGGAGTGGTGTCCGCGGTGCGGAAGCTCCCGTTGTTGCGGCCCAGCCGCAGGACCGCGATGCGGTCGCTGACCGCGGTCACGTCGGCCAGGTTGTGGGAGATGACCAGCACCGACAGGCCGCGGTCCCGCAGCCGTCGGATCAGGTCGAGGACCTGCGCGGTCTGCTCGACGCCGAGCGCGGCCGTCGGTTCGTCCAGCATGACGACGCGCGGGTCGGCGACCAGGGCGCGCGCGATCGCGACCGACTGGCGCTGGCCCCCGGAGAGCATCGCGACCGGCACCCGGATGTCCCGGATCCGGACGTCGAGCGAGGTCAGCAGATCGCGGGCGGCCCGTTCCATCCGGATCGGACGCAGCAGCGACCAGCGGTGCCGCTCGGCGCCCAGGAACAGGTTCGCGACCACGTCCAGGTTCTCGCACAGCGCGAGGTCCTGGTGGACGGTCGCGATCCCGAGCCGCTGGGCGTCGTGCGGGGACTGCAGGCGCACCGGCGCGCCGTCCTGCTCGACCGTTCCGGAATCCGGGATCACGACCCCGGACAGCACCTTGACCAGCGTCGACTTGCCGGCGCCGTTGTCGCCGACGAGCGCGACGACCTCGCCCGGCGGAAGGTCCAGGCTCACGTCGTCCAGAGCCTGGACCGCGCCGTACGTCTTCGAGACGCCGGAGGCGGCGAACACTACTGGATGCCCTCTCGCGCGCAGGCCGCCTTGACCGGGGCCGTGCAGAGGTCGGCCGCGGTGTAGAAGCCGTCCTTGACGATCGTGTCCTTGATCTTGTCGGCGGTCACCGGGATCGGGTCGAGCAGGAACGACGGGATCTGCGCGGTGCCGTTGTCGACCTTGGCCGGGGCGTCCGTCTTCTGGTCGCGGACGACCGCGACGGCGAGCTCCGCGGCCTTCTCGGCCTCGCTGCGGATGTCGAGGTAGATCGTCATGTACTGCTCACCGGTGAGGATGCGCTGGACGGCCGCGAGCTCGGCGTCCTGGCCGGTGATCGGCGGGAGAGTCGGATAGCCGGCCCGCTTCATCGCCGCGATCGCGCCGCTGGCCATGCCGTCGTTGGCCGACAGGACGCCGACGACGCTGGTGCGGCCGAGCGCGGTGATCGCCTGCTCCATCTCCTGCTGGGCTTTGTCCGGGCTCCAGTCCGGGGTGTCGAACTCGCGGCCGATCTTCACCTTGCCGTCGAGGACGTTGTGGGCGCCCTTCTTGTAGTCGGCCGAGCTCGGATCGGTCGGCGACCCGTTGATCATCACGATCTGGCCCTTGGTGGTCGTCCCGGCCTTGGTCAGCGCGTCGAGCAGGGCCTGCCCCTGCATCTCGCCGACCCGGACGTTGTTGAACGAGACGT from Cryptosporangium phraense includes:
- a CDS encoding S8 family peptidase — its product is MSFATEIDQRILRDPAAGRQQAAELARMGRDEQQLRHAQRTLTDRREGLRSEDARHVPIDHLDTGAGPVGLIARGEVLVAGEESATERTILASAGFGLVSGLDGLRRYLKPGAPVDDVVAVIGRLTEAESIAAPNYVIVAGHTVKAAAPGEIRAGIVLKSVLTPGEITAGIVMKTAMCAGGPRPTTSEPPARRTDDDRGTGVRVAVLDTTIDPSDVFALHGLLSDVTVDSPPAVDGPDLDTAAGHGAFVAALVRQVAPAAAVQVLPVLAGDGLGTEYALCEALHRLAAAPTPPHLVNLSLSAATAGDAVPVGLPRALDALLARHPETVVVAAAGNNGSDVAPWPAAHRDVVAVAAVDADGEPAAYSNRGEWVDFSAPADGVVSAYPAGSGFAAWTGTSFAAPQVVGALAGKIGDGQTGPEALAALRAESSPRPNVGHVL
- a CDS encoding ROK family protein gives rise to the protein MTDARVLAIDFGGTKIALAAGSADGLPDPIVRLPTLGAAGALQAVHRAFDAARALLRGPAAVGVSTFGVLTDGLVRLAPNVPGWDGLALPALLRDEFGDVPVAIANDVNAGAAAELRWGALRGVDVGLYVNVGTGLAVGLVVGGRVVAGAHGAAGEVGYLRGSDADGYFADGQAPLEDVVSGAALSRRGSALLGRPVTAAELFGLRGRPEVRALLDETIGTLARTIANLCVTIDPARVVLGGGLMGAAEHVVPRVEAELRRAVPFPPELALARFVDDAPLVGALALALEL
- a CDS encoding sugar ABC transporter permease codes for the protein MTTLRLPLPLRRPRPGADLGAWPIAAGLILIAIVFSSLNDRFLSPENLTNLALQMAATGTIALGIIMVVLLGEIDLSAGSVSGLAAVIMTILSVKHGWPPLVAIAAALVGAALIGLLHGWMRTRLGMPSFVVTLAGLIGWQGLMLYLLGRGGTINLPFDGFVAELSDTWLPGWAAWGTVVLIVAVCTGSALIVRRWRAAAGLPATSVIRTALGLGALAVALVVVVLVLSADRGVPLLLVLFAALVVALDLVLQHTLFGRHLYAVGGNAEAARRAGINVTRIRMIAFVAGSTLAAAGGILAASRLSAVNQSSGSSDTLLMAIAAAVIGGTSLFGGRGRAYAALLGIVVIQSITNGMLLLNVDSSVRLMVTAAVLAVAIALDSVPRRDQLG
- a CDS encoding ATP-binding cassette domain-containing protein, yielding MFAASGVSKTYGAVQALDDVSLDLPPGEVVALVGDNGAGKSTLVKVLSGVVIPDSGTVEQDGAPVRLQSPHDAQRLGIATVHQDLALCENLDVVANLFLGAERHRWSLLRPIRMERAARDLLTSLDVRIRDIRVPVAMLSGGQRQSVAIARALVADPRVVMLDEPTAALGVEQTAQVLDLIRRLRDRGLSVLVISHNLADVTAVSDRIAVLRLGRNNGSFRTADTTPEEVVAAITGGVAVAGSPKDLA
- a CDS encoding sugar ABC transporter substrate-binding protein, translated to MPPPPSGERCTVRLVKLAAVAVAALVVLGACGSGDDSSSSGGGKTIALFLPESKTTRYEAFDRPLFEAKVKALCADCKLLYFNADQDAAKQQQQVEAALTQGANALVLDAVDAGAVAPLVNRAKKADVPVIAYDRLISGIAYDYYVSFNNVRVGEMQGQALLDALTKAGTTTKGQIVMINGSPTDPSSADYKKGAHNVLDGKVKIGREFDTPDWSPDKAQQEMEQAITALGRTSVVGVLSANDGMASGAIAAMKRAGYPTLPPITGQDAELAAVQRILTGEQYMTIYLDIRSEAEKAAELAVAVVRDQKTDAPAKVDNGTAQIPSFLLDPIPVTADKIKDTIVKDGFYTAADLCTAPVKAACAREGIQ